Proteins encoded within one genomic window of Haloferax volcanii DS2:
- a CDS encoding PAS domain-containing sensor histidine kinase: protein MFPPSAGGTSVGAILYVAADGVVSGPVVSTLRDAFERPVERAESAAAARSALAERTVSCLVAAADLPDGLDLDALVTAAGDARVGPPVVVYAAAGDEALAARAVSLGVDDYLVRDETDDSHAALVESVRGVLDRDADDRPAETRSYRVIVEAMEDGAFVLDEDCRVEYVNPRIEAITGRASETLRGERFESLVDAGLFPADEYERYRDAVSRVLSEGVTERLDVRFVDAGGVSRLFELSLSPAGDGETVTGVVGIPRDVTDREVATTQRGELLERMTDAFFALDTDWRFVYLNDRARDVFNEVREPELGERIWDLVPSPDSAELYEKYHEAMRTQESVTFETYSEPYDGWFEVRAYPSPSGLSVYFRDVTTRKRYLQALESTNQRLETVLQNLPVILSAFDAEGVFTMSEGAGLESLGREPGEVVGRSAFDLYDDTPAATDAIARGLSGEAVDTRIEYRGAVYDAWYRPVFDDGEVSKLLGVAIDVTNRARLEDGLRTLQAVTQDLILTESVEEVAALAVDIVPELVPDAAAAVWLADDRGALSPAASTAEQFDSETPIETAPGGFESDAVSRVDAADVDDRLLPPESDGKSVLRVPLGSHGLLVVSTDDDGAFLDVDEDLLELLGSTVTSALSGTVREQELRNREADLAAANERLDDFVSIVAHDLRNPLAVATGYFDLGMESGERAHLERAANAVDRMSELVEEVLDLARQRTPVVDAKPVDLARVVDHAWRFVDTGDATLVREELFVVEGDDGRLLRLFENLFRNAVEHGSTSRRDTPDDPADGDTPPDDPLAVRVGALDDRAGFYVADNGVGVPETRREQVFDHGYTTMPRGTGYGLAIVRDIADAHGWSVSLIEPAEGGARFEFVTRSTDRTTTDSAGSD, encoded by the coding sequence ATGTTTCCCCCGAGTGCTGGGGGCACCTCCGTCGGCGCGATTCTCTACGTCGCGGCCGACGGCGTTGTCTCCGGTCCGGTCGTCTCGACGCTCCGGGACGCCTTCGAGCGCCCGGTCGAGCGCGCCGAGAGCGCCGCGGCCGCGCGCTCGGCACTCGCTGAGCGCACTGTCTCCTGTCTCGTCGCCGCCGCCGACCTCCCTGACGGTCTCGACCTCGACGCGCTCGTCACCGCCGCCGGCGACGCTCGCGTCGGGCCTCCGGTGGTCGTCTACGCCGCCGCCGGCGACGAGGCGCTCGCCGCCCGCGCCGTCTCGCTCGGTGTCGACGACTACCTGGTCCGCGACGAGACCGACGACTCCCACGCGGCCCTCGTCGAGTCGGTCCGGGGGGTCTTAGACCGGGACGCCGACGACCGCCCCGCCGAGACGCGGAGCTACCGCGTCATCGTCGAGGCGATGGAAGACGGCGCGTTCGTCCTCGACGAGGACTGCCGCGTCGAGTACGTGAACCCCCGAATCGAGGCGATAACGGGGCGCGCGTCCGAGACGCTCCGAGGCGAGCGGTTCGAGTCGCTCGTCGACGCCGGGCTGTTCCCCGCCGACGAGTACGAGCGCTACCGCGACGCCGTCTCGCGAGTCCTCTCGGAGGGCGTCACCGAACGCCTCGATGTTCGATTCGTCGACGCCGGCGGCGTCTCGCGGCTGTTCGAACTCTCGCTTTCGCCGGCCGGCGACGGTGAGACGGTGACCGGCGTCGTCGGCATCCCGCGGGACGTGACCGACCGCGAGGTCGCCACCACCCAGCGCGGCGAACTGCTCGAACGCATGACTGACGCCTTCTTCGCGCTCGACACCGACTGGCGTTTCGTCTACCTCAACGACCGCGCGCGAGACGTCTTCAACGAGGTCAGAGAGCCCGAACTCGGCGAGCGAATCTGGGACCTCGTTCCGTCGCCCGACAGCGCCGAACTGTACGAGAAGTACCACGAGGCGATGCGGACCCAAGAGTCGGTGACGTTCGAGACGTACTCCGAGCCGTACGACGGCTGGTTCGAGGTCCGCGCGTACCCCTCGCCGTCGGGGCTGTCGGTCTACTTCCGCGACGTGACGACGCGGAAGCGCTACTTGCAGGCCCTCGAATCGACCAACCAGCGCCTCGAAACGGTGTTGCAGAACCTCCCGGTCATCCTCTCGGCGTTCGACGCCGAGGGCGTGTTCACCATGTCCGAAGGGGCCGGACTGGAGTCGCTCGGCCGCGAACCCGGCGAGGTCGTCGGTCGCTCCGCGTTCGACCTCTACGACGACACACCCGCGGCCACCGACGCCATCGCCCGCGGCCTGTCGGGCGAGGCGGTCGACACCCGCATCGAGTACCGCGGCGCGGTGTACGACGCGTGGTACCGGCCCGTCTTCGACGACGGCGAGGTGTCGAAGCTCCTCGGCGTCGCCATCGACGTCACAAACCGCGCGCGGCTCGAAGACGGCCTCCGGACCCTGCAAGCGGTCACGCAGGACCTCATCCTCACCGAGAGCGTCGAGGAGGTCGCGGCGCTCGCGGTCGATATCGTCCCCGAACTCGTGCCCGACGCCGCGGCCGCCGTCTGGCTCGCCGACGACCGCGGTGCCCTGTCGCCGGCCGCCTCGACCGCGGAGCAGTTCGACTCGGAGACGCCAATCGAGACCGCCCCCGGCGGCTTCGAGTCCGACGCCGTTAGCCGGGTCGACGCGGCCGACGTCGACGACCGGCTTCTCCCCCCCGAGTCGGACGGGAAGTCGGTCCTGCGCGTCCCGCTCGGGAGCCACGGCCTGCTCGTCGTTTCGACCGACGACGACGGCGCGTTCCTCGACGTCGACGAGGACCTGCTCGAACTCCTCGGTTCGACGGTCACCTCCGCGCTCTCGGGGACCGTCCGCGAACAGGAGCTTCGGAACCGCGAGGCCGACCTCGCGGCGGCCAACGAGCGGCTCGACGACTTCGTCTCCATCGTCGCCCACGACCTCCGTAACCCCCTCGCGGTCGCCACCGGCTACTTCGACCTCGGGATGGAGTCGGGCGAGCGGGCGCACCTCGAACGCGCCGCCAACGCGGTCGACCGTATGTCCGAACTGGTCGAGGAGGTCCTTGACCTCGCCCGGCAGCGGACGCCCGTCGTCGACGCCAAACCCGTCGACCTCGCGCGCGTCGTCGACCACGCGTGGCGCTTCGTCGACACCGGTGACGCGACGCTCGTCCGCGAGGAACTGTTCGTCGTCGAGGGCGACGACGGCCGCCTGCTCAGGCTCTTCGAGAACCTGTTTCGGAATGCTGTGGAACACGGCTCGACGAGCCGTCGGGATACCCCCGACGACCCCGCGGATGGCGACACGCCGCCCGACGACCCGCTCGCCGTCCGCGTCGGCGCGCTCGACGACCGCGCCGGCTTCTACGTCGCGGACAACGGCGTCGGTGTCCCCGAGACGCGCCGCGAGCAGGTCTTCGACCACGGCTACACCACGATGCCGCGGGGAACCGGCTACGGTCTCGCAATCGTCCGCGACATCGCCGATGCGCACGGCTGGTCCGTCTCGCTCATCGAGCCGGCCGAGGGCGGCGCGCGGTTCGAGTTCGTGACGCGGTCGACGGACCGAACGACGACCGATTCGGCGGGCTCCGACTGA
- a CDS encoding long-chain-fatty-acid--CoA ligase yields MKKQLLVTDFLDRARTYYGDYEAVVGVDGERFTYAEFGERVDRFSAALQSRGVEKGDRVAVLDPNTHYHLEAAFGAMQCGALHVPLNYRLTTDDYEYLLSDSGATVVYADYQYAGKIEAVRDDVPAEVFVTNDPAAVDGDWLDFEAFLDEADADDYERPEMSEDELITINYTSGTTGDPKGVCRTHRTESLHAQLVTIHHHIGDDDVYLWTLPMFHVNGWGHIYAVTGRGAKHVCTRGVEAEAVFDAITEEDVSFFCCAPTVLSILREYAEEHDPAYAGDNPVRVTAAGSAAPSATIRHTESEFGWEFTQLYGATETGPLIATSDANRLIPDEGGLRFSLKQRQGVAPLGTDLRVVDDDGEQVPRGDATIGEVVVRGNQVMEKYWNKPDETHDAFNDRLEGWYHTGDLAVVNEDGMIAIQDRKKDIIISGGENISSVELEDALFDHDAVGDVAVIPAPSEKWGETPKAFVVPANGDVENPGVTAEELTAYTRDRLAGYKAIREFEFVAEIPKTATGKIQKYELRKREWDDEERMVGQG; encoded by the coding sequence ATGAAGAAACAGTTACTCGTGACGGACTTTCTCGACCGGGCCCGGACGTACTACGGCGATTACGAGGCCGTCGTCGGCGTCGACGGCGAGCGCTTCACCTACGCGGAGTTCGGTGAGCGGGTGGACAGATTTTCGGCGGCGCTGCAATCCCGCGGCGTCGAGAAAGGCGACAGAGTCGCGGTGCTCGACCCCAACACGCACTACCATCTCGAAGCGGCCTTCGGCGCGATGCAGTGCGGCGCGCTCCACGTCCCGCTGAACTACCGCCTCACGACCGATGATTACGAGTACCTGCTGTCGGATTCCGGCGCGACCGTGGTCTACGCCGACTACCAGTACGCGGGGAAAATCGAGGCCGTCCGCGACGACGTGCCCGCCGAGGTGTTCGTGACGAACGACCCCGCCGCCGTCGACGGCGACTGGCTCGACTTCGAGGCGTTCCTCGACGAGGCCGACGCCGACGACTACGAGCGCCCCGAGATGTCCGAGGACGAACTCATCACTATCAACTACACCTCGGGGACGACCGGCGACCCGAAGGGCGTCTGCCGCACCCACCGGACCGAGTCGCTCCACGCCCAATTGGTGACGATTCACCACCACATCGGGGACGACGACGTGTATCTCTGGACGCTCCCGATGTTCCACGTCAACGGCTGGGGCCACATCTACGCCGTCACCGGCCGCGGCGCGAAACACGTCTGCACCCGCGGGGTGGAGGCTGAGGCCGTGTTCGACGCCATCACCGAGGAAGACGTGTCCTTCTTCTGCTGCGCGCCGACCGTGCTATCCATCCTCCGGGAGTACGCCGAGGAACACGACCCGGCGTACGCCGGCGACAACCCGGTTCGCGTGACCGCCGCCGGGAGCGCCGCCCCGAGCGCGACGATTCGCCACACCGAGTCCGAGTTCGGCTGGGAGTTCACCCAACTGTACGGCGCGACCGAGACCGGCCCGCTCATCGCCACCTCGGACGCGAACCGCCTCATCCCCGACGAGGGCGGCCTGCGCTTCTCGCTCAAACAGCGGCAGGGCGTCGCCCCGCTCGGGACCGACCTGCGCGTCGTCGACGACGACGGCGAACAGGTCCCGCGCGGCGACGCCACTATCGGTGAGGTGGTCGTCCGCGGCAATCAGGTGATGGAGAAGTACTGGAACAAGCCCGACGAGACCCACGACGCGTTCAACGACCGCCTCGAAGGCTGGTACCACACCGGCGACCTCGCGGTCGTCAACGAAGACGGCATGATAGCGATTCAGGACCGCAAGAAGGACATCATCATCTCCGGCGGGGAGAACATCTCCTCGGTCGAACTGGAGGACGCGCTGTTCGACCACGACGCCGTCGGTGACGTGGCGGTTATCCCCGCGCCGTCCGAGAAATGGGGCGAGACGCCGAAGGCGTTCGTCGTCCCCGCGAACGGCGACGTGGAGAACCCCGGCGTCACCGCCGAGGAACTGACCGCGTACACCCGCGACCGCCTCGCGGGCTACAAGGCCATCCGCGAGTTCGAGTTCGTCGCGGAGATTCCCAAGACGGCGACCGGCAAGATTCAGAAGTACGAACTCCGCAAGCGCGAGTGGGACGACGAAGAGCGGATGGTCGGGCAGGGATAA
- a CDS encoding cobyric acid synthase has product MTTPTLLVAGTASHVGKSTVAAGLCRLFDDRGLSVAPFKAQNMSNNARAVATADGDGFGEIGVSQYVQARAARVAPTTDHNPVLLKPHGDGASQLVVHGRAAGLNTASDYYATHWEDARKAAVESHRRLASEADVVVAEGAGSIAEINLHDRDLANIETARFSDADVLLAADIERGGVFASLLGTLELLPEDVRDRVVGAVITKFRGDPSLLEPGVDAIEERTGVPVLGVLPYDDPGLPEEDSLALPAAGERATVGDDDGVAAEHAVTIGVPRLPRISNATDFGPLSETPGVRVAYLPLDATLDGVDGVVLPGSKNTVDDLLALRDAGFDDELAGFDGPVVGICGGYQLLGERIENADIEGSGDDETVAGLGLLPIVTRFSRDKRVEPVSVEFDGAGPLAGATGTVDGYEIHMGDSRIVGGATPVSGDGAALGSVAGTYIHDLFANDAPRNAFVDAIYESAGRDRPATTTGTAGADADADEPGAGDPYDRAAALVADNLDVAALCDSLGLEE; this is encoded by the coding sequence ATGACGACGCCGACCCTCCTCGTCGCGGGGACCGCGAGCCACGTTGGCAAGAGCACCGTCGCCGCCGGGCTCTGTCGCCTGTTCGACGACCGCGGCCTGTCGGTCGCGCCGTTCAAGGCCCAGAACATGAGCAACAACGCCCGAGCGGTGGCGACCGCCGACGGCGACGGCTTCGGGGAAATCGGCGTCTCGCAGTACGTGCAGGCCCGTGCCGCGCGGGTCGCGCCGACGACCGACCACAACCCCGTCTTGCTCAAGCCCCACGGCGACGGGGCGTCGCAACTGGTCGTCCACGGCCGGGCGGCCGGCCTCAACACCGCGAGCGACTACTACGCGACCCACTGGGAGGACGCCCGCAAGGCGGCGGTCGAATCGCACCGTCGGCTGGCGAGCGAGGCGGACGTGGTCGTCGCCGAGGGGGCCGGCTCCATCGCCGAGATAAACCTCCACGACCGCGACTTGGCGAACATCGAGACCGCCCGCTTCTCCGACGCCGACGTCCTCCTCGCGGCCGACATCGAGCGCGGCGGCGTCTTCGCCAGCCTGCTGGGGACGCTCGAACTCCTCCCCGAGGACGTGCGCGACCGCGTCGTCGGCGCGGTCATCACGAAGTTCCGCGGCGACCCGAGCCTCCTCGAACCGGGGGTCGACGCCATCGAGGAGCGAACCGGCGTGCCCGTCCTCGGCGTGCTTCCCTACGACGACCCCGGCCTCCCGGAGGAGGACAGCCTCGCGCTCCCCGCGGCAGGCGAGCGCGCCACCGTCGGCGACGACGACGGCGTCGCGGCCGAGCACGCGGTCACCATCGGCGTGCCGCGACTCCCGCGCATCTCGAACGCGACGGACTTCGGCCCGCTGTCCGAGACGCCGGGCGTCCGGGTCGCCTACCTCCCGCTCGACGCGACGCTCGACGGGGTCGACGGGGTGGTCCTCCCCGGAAGCAAGAACACGGTCGACGACCTGCTCGCACTCCGCGACGCCGGCTTCGACGACGAACTCGCCGGCTTCGACGGCCCGGTCGTCGGCATCTGCGGCGGCTACCAACTGCTCGGCGAGCGTATCGAAAACGCCGACATCGAGGGCTCGGGAGACGACGAGACGGTCGCAGGACTCGGTCTCTTGCCGATAGTCACGCGATTCTCCCGCGACAAGCGGGTCGAACCCGTCTCCGTCGAGTTCGACGGGGCGGGACCGTTGGCCGGCGCGACGGGGACCGTCGACGGCTACGAGATACACATGGGCGACAGCCGCATCGTCGGCGGTGCGACCCCCGTTTCGGGCGACGGCGCGGCGCTCGGGAGCGTCGCGGGGACGTACATCCACGACCTGTTCGCCAACGACGCGCCGCGGAACGCGTTCGTGGACGCCATCTACGAGTCGGCCGGGCGCGACCGGCCGGCGACGACGACGGGGACGGCGGGAGCCGACGCGGACGCCGACGAACCGGGTGCCGGCGACCCCTACGACCGCGCCGCCGCGCTCGTCGCCGACAACCTCGACGTGGCGGCGCTCTGTGACTCGCTCGGACTAGAAGAGTAG
- a CDS encoding MFS transporter: MGLRDFHPAVLATALATFVSFLGIGVVDPILPGIARELGASHFMVELLFTSYLLVMGLANLIAGALATRIGSKRTLLLGLATVAVFAGACALVSTIESLAVLRGFWGLGNALFTTTALAIIVGVAANTRGAITLYEAALGFGIACGPLLGGVLGAQSWRMPFAGASALMVVAFALVVLTVDEPEAEHRQGLRDVLGTYRHPGVLTNAAVGLLYTFGFFTLLAYTPLVLGLGAFQIGLVFFGWGLFVVVGSAVLSSRLNGLFGTPEVTVGALVAFAATLCLMWLSNGDTAALAALVVVGGLFCGVLNANLTTLAMGISSHGRSVASGAFNSLRFVGGAFAPITAGYLGPQYGATVPFLLGALTVIAGAVVLVGRFGQFRLADAGSAAGH; encoded by the coding sequence ATGGGTCTTCGTGATTTCCACCCGGCCGTTCTCGCAACGGCACTCGCAACGTTCGTCTCCTTTCTCGGCATCGGCGTCGTTGACCCGATTCTTCCGGGCATCGCCCGCGAACTGGGGGCCTCGCATTTCATGGTCGAACTCCTGTTCACGAGCTATCTGCTCGTCATGGGGCTTGCGAACCTGATTGCGGGCGCGCTCGCCACGCGAATCGGGAGCAAGCGGACGCTCCTCTTGGGTCTCGCCACCGTCGCCGTCTTCGCGGGGGCGTGCGCCCTCGTCTCCACCATCGAATCGCTCGCGGTGCTCCGCGGCTTCTGGGGGCTGGGGAACGCGCTTTTCACCACGACCGCGCTCGCCATCATCGTCGGCGTGGCCGCGAACACCAGAGGCGCGATTACGCTCTACGAGGCCGCCCTCGGCTTCGGTATCGCCTGCGGCCCGCTCCTCGGCGGCGTGCTGGGAGCGCAGTCGTGGCGGATGCCCTTCGCGGGCGCGAGCGCCCTGATGGTCGTCGCGTTCGCCCTCGTCGTCCTCACGGTCGACGAACCGGAAGCAGAGCATAGACAGGGACTCCGCGACGTGCTCGGAACGTACCGACACCCGGGCGTGCTCACGAACGCCGCCGTCGGACTGCTCTACACCTTCGGCTTCTTCACGCTCCTCGCGTACACGCCGCTCGTCCTCGGCCTCGGCGCGTTCCAAATCGGCCTCGTGTTCTTCGGCTGGGGCCTGTTTGTCGTCGTCGGCTCCGCCGTCCTCTCCTCGCGGCTGAACGGGCTGTTCGGGACGCCCGAAGTCACCGTCGGCGCGCTCGTCGCCTTCGCGGCGACGCTGTGTCTGATGTGGCTCTCGAACGGCGACACCGCCGCGCTCGCCGCGCTCGTCGTCGTCGGCGGACTCTTCTGCGGCGTCCTGAACGCGAACCTGACCACGCTGGCGATGGGCATCTCCTCGCACGGCCGGTCGGTCGCCTCGGGCGCGTTCAACAGCCTCCGATTCGTCGGCGGCGCGTTCGCGCCCATCACCGCGGGCTACCTCGGCCCGCAGTACGGCGCGACGGTTCCGTTCCTGCTCGGCGCGCTCACCGTCATCGCCGGAGCGGTCGTCCTCGTGGGTCGGTTCGGGCAGTTCAGGCTCGCCGACGCCGGGTCGGCGGCCGGTCACTAA
- a CDS encoding lactate utilization protein: protein MSQQKSDYVDDADIDADLDQLPDDETVEATVENLEASGFDVVVVDTADEALEAVQSHIPAGVSVMNGHSTTLEEIGFDDYLSEGDHEWESLPDQIWGIDDDAERQAARRDSQTADYFLGGINAIAQTGELVAADLSGSRIGAYPFAASNVVIVSGINKIVPTLDDALDRLESVAYPLENERAKEAYGAESMIAKQLIFRQEVEEGRTTVVLIREQLGY from the coding sequence ATGTCTCAACAGAAATCCGACTACGTAGACGACGCCGACATCGACGCCGACCTCGACCAGCTTCCCGACGACGAGACCGTCGAAGCGACCGTCGAGAACCTCGAAGCGAGCGGGTTCGACGTCGTCGTCGTCGACACGGCCGACGAGGCGCTCGAAGCCGTGCAGTCGCACATCCCCGCCGGCGTCTCCGTGATGAACGGCCACTCGACCACCCTCGAAGAAATCGGGTTCGACGACTACCTTAGCGAGGGCGACCACGAGTGGGAGAGCCTGCCGGATCAGATTTGGGGCATCGACGACGACGCGGAGCGACAGGCCGCCCGCCGCGACTCCCAGACCGCCGACTACTTCCTCGGCGGCATCAACGCCATCGCCCAAACCGGCGAACTCGTCGCCGCGGACCTCTCGGGGAGTCGCATCGGCGCGTACCCCTTCGCCGCCAGCAACGTCGTCATCGTCAGCGGTATCAACAAAATCGTCCCGACGCTCGACGACGCGCTGGACCGCCTCGAATCCGTCGCGTACCCCCTCGAAAACGAGCGCGCGAAGGAGGCCTACGGCGCCGAGTCCATGATTGCGAAACAGCTCATCTTCCGGCAGGAAGTCGAGGAGGGCCGCACCACCGTCGTCCTCATCCGCGAGCAACTGGGCTACTAA
- a CDS encoding HVO_A0556 family zinc finger protein — protein MAESAHLLGTFDEEDCTYCDGDLVTGSYKDNDAIVCDDCGTPAVQLW, from the coding sequence ATGGCCGAATCCGCACACCTGCTCGGTACGTTCGACGAAGAAGACTGCACCTACTGCGACGGCGACCTTGTGACGGGAAGTTACAAAGACAACGACGCCATCGTCTGCGACGACTGCGGCACGCCCGCGGTCCAACTCTGGTAA
- a CDS encoding ABC transporter substrate-binding protein: protein MDQDLTDRATPTRRACLKGGGALLAGGLLAGCAGQNDAESSTDATETAATTAADGDAAGYTVSMSPAGDVTFESVPENVMVYNLVYADAAVAFGHGDAVNSLGFDSDAGGRTLDAYYERLDGVSFDRSDLAQLNSGSGSVNIDKELVYELDSDLHLVDPALVASFDGWDQSDVEEIREQVAPWFGNAYSRTHARPPEPYADDYQYYTLWEIVENVGQVFREEDRYAALEAVHSDLLDTIRSDLPPESERPSVGVVIYMDEAFYPTKIDAPGFATSHIRPLGVTDAFAAGDVTFETSYDFEAMLEIDPDVLLHSYGIDSYYDVASIRETLENHPVGGELSAVRNDRVYPSGTPVQGPIMNLFQTEMTAKQLYPDRFGAWPAYDGGAYPVIPEGERLFDRERVAGIVTGD from the coding sequence ATGGATCAGGACCTCACCGACCGGGCGACGCCCACGCGCCGCGCGTGCCTCAAGGGCGGCGGCGCGCTGCTCGCGGGCGGTCTGTTAGCCGGCTGTGCCGGACAGAACGACGCGGAGTCGTCGACGGATGCGACCGAGACGGCCGCGACGACGGCCGCCGACGGCGACGCCGCCGGCTACACGGTGTCGATGTCGCCGGCCGGCGACGTGACGTTCGAGTCGGTCCCGGAGAATGTGATGGTGTACAACCTCGTCTACGCCGACGCCGCGGTCGCCTTCGGCCACGGCGACGCGGTGAACTCCCTCGGCTTCGACAGCGACGCCGGCGGCCGGACGCTCGACGCCTACTACGAGCGCCTCGACGGCGTCTCGTTCGACCGGAGCGACCTCGCGCAGCTCAACTCGGGGTCGGGGAGCGTCAACATCGACAAGGAACTCGTCTACGAACTCGACTCCGACCTCCACCTCGTCGACCCGGCGCTCGTGGCCAGCTTCGACGGCTGGGACCAGTCGGACGTCGAGGAGATTCGCGAGCAGGTCGCGCCGTGGTTCGGTAACGCTTACAGCCGTACCCACGCCCGGCCGCCAGAGCCGTACGCCGACGACTACCAGTACTACACGCTCTGGGAAATCGTCGAGAACGTCGGGCAGGTGTTCCGGGAGGAAGACCGCTACGCGGCGCTCGAAGCGGTCCACAGCGACCTCCTCGACACGATTCGGTCGGACCTCCCCCCCGAGTCGGAGCGACCGAGCGTCGGGGTCGTCATCTACATGGACGAGGCGTTCTATCCGACGAAAATCGACGCACCCGGCTTCGCGACCTCGCACATCCGCCCGCTCGGCGTCACCGACGCGTTCGCGGCCGGCGACGTGACGTTCGAGACCTCCTACGACTTCGAGGCGATGCTCGAAATCGACCCCGACGTGCTGCTCCACAGCTACGGTATCGACTCGTACTACGACGTGGCGTCGATTCGCGAGACCCTCGAAAACCACCCCGTCGGGGGCGAACTCAGCGCGGTCCGAAACGACCGCGTCTACCCCTCGGGAACCCCGGTGCAGGGGCCGATTATGAACCTGTTCCAGACCGAGATGACGGCGAAACAGCTCTACCCCGACCGCTTCGGCGCGTGGCCGGCGTACGACGGCGGTGCGTATCCCGTGATTCCCGAGGGCGAGCGGTTGTTCGACCGCGAGCGCGTCGCCGGCATCGTCACCGGCGACTGA
- a CDS encoding ABC transporter substrate-binding protein, translating into MTDSDGPTRRKFLTYGGSVAAGGLLAGCTGSSESDATATDAAATDTTATADATATSESTAESTADGSSYTVSMAPMGDVTFEGVPESIFTRLTHHAGMAFALGHGDAVNAMHAPDYYDALWNQFTPRLPGVELDWTGLYSSWEPSKERLYELDSDVHLADPASVSALGSWSQADLDEIEENISPWFGNSFSARHQAPPTEWVDAYEYYGLWEIFAKVAQVLQAEAKYEALAAVHEELLATIAADLPAEEDRPTAVLLGPSDLESIYAYNLSTPGFLTAHTRPLKPVSAFGDDVESGSTVDFETLLEADPDVILTLGGMHPNTSMPDIRTGFQDDPVGAEISAVKNDRIYAQGGRYQGPILNLFQLEMTAKQLSPDRFGAWPQYSEGPYPEIPEEEQLFDRQRVADIINGNL; encoded by the coding sequence ATGACAGACAGCGACGGACCAACGCGCAGGAAGTTCTTGACCTACGGCGGTTCGGTCGCCGCCGGCGGATTGCTCGCCGGCTGTACCGGTTCGTCCGAGTCGGACGCGACGGCGACGGACGCGGCCGCGACGGATACCACCGCGACCGCCGACGCGACGGCGACGAGCGAGTCGACCGCGGAGTCGACGGCCGACGGCAGTTCGTACACGGTGTCGATGGCACCGATGGGCGACGTGACGTTCGAGGGCGTCCCCGAGAGCATCTTCACGCGGCTAACCCACCACGCGGGGATGGCGTTCGCGCTCGGCCACGGCGACGCCGTCAACGCGATGCACGCCCCCGACTACTACGACGCGCTGTGGAACCAGTTCACGCCGCGTCTCCCCGGCGTCGAACTCGACTGGACCGGCCTGTACTCGTCGTGGGAGCCGTCGAAAGAGCGGCTCTACGAACTCGACAGCGACGTGCATCTGGCCGACCCCGCCAGCGTCTCCGCGCTCGGCAGTTGGAGTCAGGCCGACCTCGACGAAATCGAGGAGAACATCAGTCCGTGGTTCGGCAACAGCTTCAGCGCGCGGCACCAAGCGCCGCCGACCGAGTGGGTCGACGCCTACGAATACTACGGCCTCTGGGAGATATTCGCCAAGGTCGCACAGGTGCTCCAAGCGGAGGCGAAGTACGAGGCGCTCGCCGCGGTCCACGAGGAACTGCTCGCGACGATTGCGGCGGACCTCCCCGCGGAAGAAGACCGGCCGACCGCCGTGCTTCTCGGCCCGAGCGACCTGGAGTCCATCTACGCCTACAACCTGAGCACGCCCGGATTCCTGACCGCCCACACCCGCCCGCTGAAGCCGGTCAGCGCGTTCGGCGACGACGTCGAGTCCGGGTCGACCGTCGACTTCGAAACGCTCCTCGAAGCCGACCCCGACGTGATTCTCACGCTCGGCGGGATGCACCCGAACACGAGCATGCCCGACATCCGGACGGGATTCCAGGACGACCCCGTCGGAGCCGAGATTTCGGCCGTGAAGAACGACCGCATCTACGCGCAGGGCGGCCGCTACCAGGGACCGATACTCAATCTGTTCCAGTTGGAGATGACCGCGAAACAGCTCTCCCCCGACCGCTTCGGCGCGTGGCCCCAGTACAGCGAGGGACCGTACCCCGAGATTCCCGAGGAGGAACAGCTGTTCGACCGGCAGCGCGTCGCCGACATCATCAACGGGAACCTCTGA